The sequence GCGCCGTGGTCACGGCCGGGGAGCACCCGATCCGGCACAGCGGTCATGGGTTCTCACCTCCCCGTTCTTCGTGTTCCGCTACGGCGTCCGTCACCCTACCGCAACCGGCGCGGGCCGGGCGTACGGTCCGCCGACGGGTGGCGGCGGACGGTACGCCCGGCTCCGGAGGCCCGGGGTCCCGGGGTCCCGGAGGCCCGGGGTCCCGGGGTCCCGGGGTCCCGGAGGCCCGGGGTCCCGGGGTCCCGGGGTCCCGGGGTCCCGGGGTCCCGGGGTCCCGGGGTCCCGGGGGTTCGGGGTCCCGGGGGTTCGGGGCCCAACTGCCCAACTGCCCGGCGGCCGGGCGGCCCGGCGGTCAGATGCCGTCGGCGAAGCTCTTGAACGCCGCCCGGGTACCGGCACCGGCGATGCCGTCGATCGCACCGCTGTAGCCCCAGCCGCCGTCCTTCAGCAGCCGCTGCAGCGCCTTGACCGTCTCGGTGCCGGGGATGCCGTCGATGGCTCCGGGGTAGCCCCAGAACTGCTTGAGGTTGCGCTGGAACGCCTTCCAGCTCTCGGTGCCGAGCTGCCCGTCGATGGCGCCGTTGTAACCCCAGTTCTGCTTCAGCCAGTTCTGCACGTTCCCGGCCTGCGCGGAGCTGAGCCCGAAGTTCTGGACGGCGCGCACGGCCGGCGCGGCCGCGACGGAGGTGGTGGTGGCGGCGGCGGTGGTGGCCGCGCCACCGACGGCCAGGCCACCGACAGCGATGCCGAGGGCCAGGCCGAGGGCGACGAGCGGCCTCGTCGTCGTGATGGATCGCATGGGGTGCTCCCCTTCGAGCGGAGGGACGGCCGACGCCCGGACGCACACGGATGCGGATGCCCAGCGTGTCCGGTCGGTCACCGTAAGTTTCGGTCCGACACTAACCATCGGCACCCCGCGGGGTCGAGCGGGTATCCGGCCACCCGGCGACGGGCGACACGCGCACGCGGAGGCCCCCGACACCCGCCACACACGCCCGCGGGCCCGGCCGCCGAAGGGTCCCGGACCTCGCACGAGAATGGCCGGTTCGTGCCCGGAGCATCACGGGCGCGCGAACGGGGCGCGCGCCGCAGGTGGTTCACCGACCGCACGCGGCGGCGCCGCCCGCCCCGGCCCGTGCGGGCGGGACGGGCGGCGCCGTCGCTGTGCGGTTGTCGGTGGGCGACCGTCAGAAACGGCGACCCGACTCGCGCTCGGACTTCTCCAGCTGGTCGATCCGGCGCTGGATGGCGTTGGCCTCGGCCCGGGCCTTGGCGGCCTCGGCGTGGGCGCCGTAGTGGTCCAGGGTGGCGGCCTTCTGGCGCAGGTCGGAGACCTGCTGACGCAGCTGGTTGATGTTCACCTTGATCGAACCGGCCGCGGCGGGCTGGGCGGTGGCGACCTGGGCCACGGTGGCCAGGCCGCCGCCGGCCAGGACGGCGGTCAGGACGAGGGCGGGAATGCGTCGACGCATGGTGCTTCCTTACGGTCGTGCGAGGTTCACTGACGGGACATCACGCGATAACCCGTCAGTAACATCATTACATGATCTTGACCTTCGACTGCATCCGGCCCACCCGGGCGACGCCCCCGCACGGGCCCGCAACAGGCCCTGCCTCAGCGGGTCGTGGGCGCACCGTCCTCCGGCTGGACGGCGCAGACGGCACTCGTGGTCGCACCCGCGAAACCGAGCAGACTCCCCAGCATCTGGCGGCAGACGGCGGCCTCCTTCGCGTTGTGCGGGCCCTCGGCGGCGGCCGGCTGCGCGGTGGCGAGCGGCAGCGCGAGCAGGGGGGCGGCGAGCAGCAGAACGGAGCCGACGGCCCGGGCGGCGGACTTGGCGAAGGTCATGACGAACCCCTTTCGGGTGGCGATGGGACGAGCCATTGAGTACCCGACCCGTCGCCCCCGCCGTCGGACCCTGCGCCGTTGGTGAGCGTGTCCCGGACAACGGGGCACGCCCACCGCGGGCGGGGCGGCCTCAGCCCATGGTCTTGGCGCCGTCCAGCGACTCCCGCAGGATGTCGGCGTGACCCGCGTGCTGCGCGGTCTCGGCGATCACGTGGAGCAGGACCCGGCGGGCGGACCAGCGGGCGTCCGCCTCGAACCACGGGGCCTTCGGCAGCGGGTGCGAGGCGTCGAGATCGGGCAGCACGGCGATCAGCTCGTCCGTGCGGCGGGCCGTCTCGGCGTAGTCGGCGAGCACGCCCGCGAGCGTCTCGCCGGGCAGCAGCTTGAACTCGTCCGTGCGGCGCTCGAGGTCCTCCTGGGTCATGTTCGCGAAGTCGGGCATCGCGGAGGGGCCCTCGAGGATGAAGTCCACCCAGGTGCGCTCGCAGTTCGTCACGTGCTTGACGAGACCGCCCAGACACAGTTCGCCGGCGGTGGTCCGGCGCGCGGCCTGCTCGTCCGTCAGGTCCCGGGTGGTGAAGCGCAGGAACTCGCGCTGCTTGGTGAACTGCTCCAGCAGGTCGGCGCGCTCGCCGGTGGCCGCGACGGTGGTGGTGGTCGTGGTGCCGTTCATGGTGCTCCGCCTTCGTGGTTGCCGTGGTGCGTCGGGCCGTTCCGTCCGACGTGGACCACGATAGGAGCCGTGTAGGTCAGGTCATGACCTAGATCGCGGCGCCCCGGCATCGCTGCCTTCCCCGGCCGCACCCCGACCGCCCGCCCGGTCCGCCCTGGTCGCGGGTGCGACGGGAACGGACCTGGCGGGCCGGGGACGGCGCCCCGGTTCAGTCCTCCGTGCAGGAGGCCCCGGGCGAGGCCAGCACCCGCGCCGCGCAGCGGTGGCCGCGCGCCGCCGCCTCGCGCAGGCCCGGCGCTCCCTGCGCACCCGGCTCGGCCCCCGTCAGCCGCGCGTCCAGGAACGCCGCGAGGAACCCGGCCGCGAAGGCGTCGCCCGCACCGGTGAGGTCGCGGACCTCGCCCACCGGCGGGACCGGCACGGTGACCGGGGCCGAGCCCGGCACGTCGATCGTGGTCGCCTCCGCCCCCGACTTGGTGACCACCGTGGTGGCCCCCAGCCGGGCCCGCTCCGGACCGGGCCGCCCGTCGACGAGCAGCCCCAGGTAGGCGGACTCGGAGCGGTTGGCGAACAGCAGGGTCGGCGCCAGCTGCTCGGCGAGGGCCAGGAAGCGCTCGCGGCCGAAGCCCTCCAGCATCCCGGTGGAGGAGGCGTCCAGGGAGGTCGTCCCACCGGCCGAGCGGACCCGGCGCAGCGCGTCGACGGCGGTCGTGCCGACCGGTTCGCCGTCGAAGGAGTAGGCGGGCACGTGCAGATGGGTCAGGCCGTCCAGCCAGGCGTCCGGGACGGTCTCCAGCAGGGTGGCCGCGCCCCGGTCGGGCAGCATGGTGCGCTCGCCCGCGTCGTCGATCAGCACCACGATGCTGCCGGTGCGGCCCCGGTGCGCGACCCGCACGTCCACACCGTGGCCGGCCAGTTCGGCGGCCAGGCCGCCGCCGGCCGGGTCGTCGCCGACGCAGCCGAGGAAGCGGACCGGGCACTGCCCGGCGGCGAAGGCCGCGACGTTCGCGGCGCTGCCGCCGCGCTGCCGGAAGACCCGGGCGGCCGAGTCCGTGCCGTGCCGCAGCGGTCCGGCCACCCAGACGACGACGTCCTCCACGAGGTCGCCGAGCACTCCCAGCACCGGTCAGCCCTCGTTCCGGGCGGCGGCCAGCGCGGTGGCGATCTCCCCGCCGAGGCGGACGTTGCCCCGGTAGACCTCGATGTTCACGTCCAGGCTGCGGCCCTCGGTGTCGCGCTGGATGAAGTCGAGCAGGAACGGCGTGGCGGCGTTGCCCTTGATGCCCCGGGTGTCGGCCTCGGCCCAGGCGCGGGCCAGCAGGGCGTCGAGCTCGCGCGGCGGGAGCTGCTTGTCCGGGTCGACCGGGTTGGCGATCAGCACGGCCTGCGGCAGGTCGAGGCCGTCCCGGGCCTCGATCACCCGCGCCGCCTCCTCCGGGGTGTCGACCCGGTAGGCGATCTCGTGGCCGGAGTCGGTGACGTAGAAGCCGGGGTAGCGGCGGGTGCGGTAGCCGATGACGGGGATGTTGAGGGTCTCGAAGCGCTCCAGGGTGGCCCGGATGTCGAGGATCGACTTCACACCGGCGCTGATCACGGTCACCGGGGTGGCGGCCAGGGTGGTCAGGTCGGCGGACTCGTCGAAGCTCTCGGAGGCGCCGAAGTGGACGCCGCCGAGGCCGCCGGTGGAGAAGACCCGCACGCCGGCCCGGTGGGCGAGGAAGGCCGTCGCGGCGACGGTGGTACCGCCGTGCCGGCCGAGCGCCGCCACCACCGGGAGGTCGCGCAGGCTCGCCTTGTCGAGGCCCTCGGCCGCCGACAGCTCCTCGATCTGCGCCGTGGACAGGCCGACCGTCGGCACGCCCGCGTGGACGCCGATGGTGGCCGGGACGACGCCGGTGGCGCGCAGCCGCTGCTCCGCCTCCAGCGCGACCTCCAGATTGCGCGGCCGGGGCAGCCCGTGGGTGAAGATCGTCGACTCCAGGGCGACCACGGGGGCGCCGGCGGCGACGGCCTCGGCGACTTCCTGGGAGATGCGGATGGGCAGTCCGGTCATGGCGTTCGCTCCCTGTGAGGCTGCCACCACGGTGTGGCAGCGGTGGGCTCAGCCTAGGGAGCGATCACATCGGGATCCAGAATGAATACCGGCCCTTCTCATAGACTCCGGACTATGAGTCGGGCTACGAGTCTCACCCTGCGCCAGCTGGAGGTCTTCCTCGCGGTGGCCGACACCCTGCACTTCGGCCGGGCGGCCGAACGCCTGCACATCTCCCAGCCGACGGTCAGCCAGGAGGTCGCCCGGCTGGAGCGGACGGTCGGGGTGGAGCTGTTCGACCGCAGCCGCCGGTCCGTGCGGCTGACCTCGGCCGGGGAGGTGATGGCCGCCGAATCGGCCCGGCTGCTGGAGCAGGCCGGCACGCTGCTCGCCCGGGTGCGGCTGCACGAGGAGACCAGGCTCGGCACGGCGCGGATCGTCGCCTCCCCGACCGTGGTCAACCGGCTGCTGCCGGCCGTGGTGAGCCGGGCCGAGCGCGAGCTGCCCGAACTCGTCCTGGCCGAACTCTCGGTGGACACCGGCCGGGTGTCCGCCACCCTGGCGGGCGAACTCGCCGACCTCGGCCTCGGCCGCTTCCTCGACGACGTCCCCGGCTACCGGCGGGAGCGGATCGCCGACGAGCCGGTGCACGTCGCCCTCAGCCGGGACCATCCGCTGGCGGGGCGGGACGCCGTCCGGCTGGACGAGCTCGGCGACCTGCCGCTGCTGCTGTGGCCGCGCGAACAGAGCCCGCGCTACTACGACCACGTCCTGGGGCTGTGCGCCGAACGCGGGGTGGAGCCGCCGGTCCTGGTCGGCCCGGCCCGGATCGTCGGCTCCCGGCTCTACCTGCTGTCGCAGAGCCGGGCCTTCTCCCTCGTGCCCGCCTCGATGACCGGCCACCTCACCGGGGACGTGGTCACGGTGCGGCTGGCGGGCCGGGCCACGCTCCCGCTGGAGCTCCAGTGGCGCCTGGACGACCGCCGTCCCGGGCTCGCCGCGCTGCGCGAGCTGGTCCGGGAGGAGGCGGCCGCCCTGGAGACCTGCTGAGCGCCCGGCCGGGCGGTGGCCGGAACCGCCGGCCGCCCGGCCGGGCGCCGGTCAGAACCGGAGCGACCAGCTGTTGATCGTGCCCGGGAAGTAGCCGCCGACGTCGGTCACCCGCAGCCGCCAGACCCCGGCCGCCGTGTGCGCGGAGGCGTCCACACCGAACAGGCCGACGAAGTTCGAGTAGGCCTCGCCGATGTCGGTGTCGTGCAGCAGGAACGCCGCGCCGTCCGGGG comes from Streptomyces sp. TLI_053 and encodes:
- a CDS encoding peptidoglycan-binding protein, whose product is MRSITTTRPLVALGLALGIAVGGLAVGGAATTAAATTTSVAAAPAVRAVQNFGLSSAQAGNVQNWLKQNWGYNGAIDGQLGTESWKAFQRNLKQFWGYPGAIDGIPGTETVKALQRLLKDGGWGYSGAIDGIAGAGTRAAFKSFADGI
- a CDS encoding PfkB family carbohydrate kinase; amino-acid sequence: MLGVLGDLVEDVVVWVAGPLRHGTDSAARVFRQRGGSAANVAAFAAGQCPVRFLGCVGDDPAGGGLAAELAGHGVDVRVAHRGRTGSIVVLIDDAGERTMLPDRGAATLLETVPDAWLDGLTHLHVPAYSFDGEPVGTTAVDALRRVRSAGGTTSLDASSTGMLEGFGRERFLALAEQLAPTLLFANRSESAYLGLLVDGRPGPERARLGATTVVTKSGAEATTIDVPGSAPVTVPVPPVGEVRDLTGAGDAFAAGFLAAFLDARLTGAEPGAQGAPGLREAAARGHRCAARVLASPGASCTED
- a CDS encoding LysR substrate-binding domain-containing protein, which encodes MSRATSLTLRQLEVFLAVADTLHFGRAAERLHISQPTVSQEVARLERTVGVELFDRSRRSVRLTSAGEVMAAESARLLEQAGTLLARVRLHEETRLGTARIVASPTVVNRLLPAVVSRAERELPELVLAELSVDTGRVSATLAGELADLGLGRFLDDVPGYRRERIADEPVHVALSRDHPLAGRDAVRLDELGDLPLLLWPREQSPRYYDHVLGLCAERGVEPPVLVGPARIVGSRLYLLSQSRAFSLVPASMTGHLTGDVVTVRLAGRATLPLELQWRLDDRRPGLAALRELVREEAAALETC
- a CDS encoding DinB family protein codes for the protein MNGTTTTTTVAATGERADLLEQFTKQREFLRFTTRDLTDEQAARRTTAGELCLGGLVKHVTNCERTWVDFILEGPSAMPDFANMTQEDLERRTDEFKLLPGETLAGVLADYAETARRTDELIAVLPDLDASHPLPKAPWFEADARWSARRVLLHVIAETAQHAGHADILRESLDGAKTMG
- a CDS encoding pseudouridine-5'-phosphate glycosidase, whose amino-acid sequence is MTGLPIRISQEVAEAVAAGAPVVALESTIFTHGLPRPRNLEVALEAEQRLRATGVVPATIGVHAGVPTVGLSTAQIEELSAAEGLDKASLRDLPVVAALGRHGGTTVAATAFLAHRAGVRVFSTGGLGGVHFGASESFDESADLTTLAATPVTVISAGVKSILDIRATLERFETLNIPVIGYRTRRYPGFYVTDSGHEIAYRVDTPEEAARVIEARDGLDLPQAVLIANPVDPDKQLPPRELDALLARAWAEADTRGIKGNAATPFLLDFIQRDTEGRSLDVNIEVYRGNVRLGGEIATALAAARNEG